In Desulfonatronovibrio magnus, a single window of DNA contains:
- a CDS encoding SagB/ThcOx family dehydrogenase: MTKESYMANREFLKDSLRKRTDFSMTDQNRGIPAPPIEKPFDPEVLRIKLDGPESWTEHINSAGLYQLVGKRKSRRNYSREPLDFAELSFLLWATQGVRKRAGLGTAFRTVPSAGARHSFETYVAVLNIKCLDPGLYRFLPLSHELLFIKDIPDAELLLAEAAFGQRFVGSGAATFIWSCIPYRMEWRYGPTAYRVILMDVGHVCQNLYLACEAMGAGTCAVAAYDQEAMDDLLGLDGQDEFVIYLAPVGRALSLRPGS; encoded by the coding sequence ATGACTAAAGAAAGCTACATGGCAAACCGCGAGTTCCTGAAAGATTCACTGCGTAAGAGAACTGATTTTTCCATGACCGATCAGAACAGAGGAATTCCAGCTCCTCCAATTGAGAAGCCTTTCGATCCTGAAGTTCTGAGAATCAAGCTGGACGGTCCGGAGAGCTGGACAGAACATATTAACAGTGCAGGCTTATATCAGTTAGTGGGCAAGCGCAAAAGCAGGAGAAACTACTCAAGGGAACCTCTTGATTTTGCGGAGCTTTCTTTTTTGCTTTGGGCAACACAGGGAGTACGTAAAAGGGCTGGTCTTGGGACAGCTTTCAGGACTGTGCCTTCGGCAGGTGCCAGGCACAGTTTTGAAACGTATGTTGCAGTTTTGAATATTAAATGCCTTGATCCAGGTCTATACAGGTTTCTTCCTTTAAGTCATGAGCTTCTTTTCATAAAGGATATTCCCGATGCAGAGCTTTTGCTTGCCGAGGCTGCTTTTGGACAGAGATTTGTCGGCAGCGGAGCTGCTACATTTATTTGGTCCTGTATCCCCTATCGTATGGAGTGGCGCTATGGCCCCACGGCATACAGGGTGATCCTTATGGATGTCGGCCATGTCTGTCAAAATCTCTATCTGGCCTGTGAAGCCATGGGAGCAGGCACATGCGCTGTGGCAGCCTATGACCAGGAGGCCATGGATGACCTGCTGGGTCTTGATGGTCAAGACGAGTTTGTCATATATCTTGCTCCAGTTGGCAGGGCTTTGAGCCTGAGACCTGGATCATAG
- the arfB gene encoding alternative ribosome rescue aminoacyl-tRNA hydrolase ArfB, whose protein sequence is MQITETVFIPDCEIDFQAVRASGPGGQNVNKVSTAVQLFFEIKSSSLPDNYKDRLLGLNDRRITRDGVVVIKSGRFRSQEKNKEEAMNRLKDLILSVTREQKKRKPTRPSKAAHKKRLDLKAEKSQKKQMRKPVEPD, encoded by the coding sequence ATGCAGATAACCGAAACCGTATTTATACCAGACTGTGAAATAGATTTTCAGGCTGTGCGGGCATCAGGTCCGGGCGGGCAGAATGTGAACAAGGTATCAACAGCTGTACAGCTTTTCTTTGAAATCAAGAGTTCATCTCTGCCGGATAACTATAAAGACAGGCTGCTGGGCTTAAATGACAGGCGTATTACCAGGGATGGCGTGGTGGTTATCAAGTCCGGCAGGTTCCGGTCACAGGAAAAAAACAAAGAAGAAGCCATGAACCGGCTTAAGGATTTAATCCTGAGCGTGACCAGGGAACAGAAAAAACGCAAGCCTACCCGGCCTTCCAAAGCTGCTCATAAGAAACGCTTGGACCTGAAGGCAGAAAAGAGTCAAAAAAAGCAGATGCGCAAAC